The Megalobrama amblycephala isolate DHTTF-2021 linkage group LG1, ASM1881202v1, whole genome shotgun sequence genome segment ATATTTGCTGCTGCAGTCATGAAGAGCCACAATATCAGGAACAGACTGAGAGACAAACATTTACAGGTACTTTTGTTTGCCATAGACAAGAACCAGATCGACAAGAACCAGGCCCAGCATTTCCCAATGAGTTTTGAGGAGAAATGTTCTCTACCGCAGAAAGACACCACtacaaaaattgaaaattgtttTTCAATTTATTATGTATGAATTTAGGTTTATTTGAATGGTTATACCTATATAGTATACAGTCAAACcgaaatgtattcagacaccttgaatatgcattcattaattcagtttattcactatagtttgagatcttgtcatattttattaccatttttagagttaaactgtgtcagaaaacattaatcttaattatgtgagataacacttaagcaaaacatggtcaggtcaaagtgtctgaataagtTTTGGTTCTAATTGTTTATCAATTTttctggtagtccactgtatgaagaatgtttgggtataatatgtcacactttattttgctttcctcacttacataaatgaactacagtgtcctgcacccactctgaataatttttggttttactgtatataattttaatcagTAATATATAAGACAAAATAAAGCGATATATTAAGTTTGAGTTTTTATACAAGTATGTAAATAAAGTCCTTTATTACTACTTTATTATGGCACAGATTTGAgatctgctgttaaaaaactTCCATGACTAATtaaaaaatgtcactttattAGATTTTAGTTGATGATATGTAAATTATGTGATTATGCTACataaattgcaattgaaatatttacaaattCCCAGTGTATTTTCTTAGTTTTTAAATCTGTAAACAACagagttgtttttttaatttatataaaaattaatagtttttatttattgttaattaatCTATGAGTCCAGTTATTTGATGGTGGACATTCAACAGGTGGTCTTGTCTAGGCTATTCCATCAGGCGCGTTGCATCAAACTGGTTTCAGTGGCAACACTGATAAATTTGATATTAATTTGAAACTAAAACTCTGGTTTTTCGGGCTCAAGAAGGTAGATTGGTCTTCAGCAGTGTTCATCTCCATGCTAACTTAAGCTACACTGCTAACCtgctctggagaaggttttacTCTGGGTAAGATATTGTAGTGGGttgtagggctggacgataatcgaattcagaacctctaaccgacgtaattttctaAGCATGTAACGATTCACTGAACTCGCGATGCGATACGATTCACGATACTGGTTTCACGATACGATTTTCTCATGATTGTTTGTACAAAATGAGATTTAAGAAAGATAAATGAAAAAGTTTCCTTTTATTATTCCATTCTCACTCAGACAAAATGCTGTACATTTCTTTCTGAAACTGAAATATCTTTATCAAATAACAAAactaaattgaaatattaaaacaaatcccaaataaaataaataatacaaataaaataaatcttttcatATAAACAAACTCAGGCTTTGCCAGTGCTCTTTCCTAGCttagaatctttttttttttttttttttttacatgttttttttaagaaatatcaGCATATCCACATTTTCTGGGCAAAGCTGAGATCTCTGCACATTCACAATGTCCCCTGCTGATGAAAAAACCCTTTCACTAGGGACAGAGGTGGCTGGTGTGGAGAGATATGCTTTTGCTATACTGGATAGCAGTGGGTATAGCCTAGCATTCTCTTTCCACCACTTGAGTGGACAGCTATTGAGGGAAATGGATGTTTCAGCTCTGTACTTATTCATTTCTGCATCAATCTGACTGATGTGCTGTGCAACTGGTTCATCGAAAGTCCCTCCAAGGAGATCTTCCAATGCTGTTTTCTTGGAAGGAGGTTGTTTCAGCTCTGCTCCTGCTCTGTCTGTCTGGCCAAGAGGCTGCTCTGCTGCAGGGGGGTGACCACTGGCACCTTCTTTGCTCTCATCCTGCACAGAGGAATAGCAGAAATAAAAAGACTAAGTAAAATCTAAGTACAACATTGACAGGGGTTTCACATTGTTATAAAGGCAagattttaatatcatttgttATAATTTGTATCATTAATACTCagtttacacaaacacatttggaAAAATATgccataataataaacaaattattttaaaaaaaatcaatttagagagagtaaaataaatacaatttagagaaagagtaaaataaatacaatttagagagagtaaaataaatacaatttagaaaaagagtaaaataaatacaataggcTACCTGGTTCTGCAACATCAGTACAGCTTTCTCCTTCAGTCTGTGGAATACATCATCGCGTTGGTCTGTCTCTAGATGAGGCAGAGCCCGGAATCTGGGGTCTAATGCGGTGCACTCCAGCAGGTGGTTGTACTCTGAAGTGTATCTGTTGTAAAGGTTGTTCAGTATAGCTCTCTTTATGTTGCTCACAGTGGGGGAATCTTCTTCGTTGGATGCCATGTTATGCTCGATCATATGCTTTAAGGGCACAATGAGAGACACAGTGGGTTTTTTTTCGTCACACAGCACAGTGGTGGCCGTTTTGAGTGGCTTTAGAAGCTTCACTATGTCCTCCGCATCACGGATGTCTGAGCCATCCAAAGTGTCGATGTCACGGACATTTCGTCGAACGTCGTTGCTCAGTAGAGTTGCTGTCACAGCCGCTTGCTGTTCGAGATAGCGTTCGATCATATCCAGACTGCTGTTCCAGCGCGTAGCGACATCGATGATTAGCTTATGCGGTGGAAGCTCCAGCAGTATCTGTTTGGCTGCGAGCGCAGCTGTGGCTGTGGAGCTTCGGTGAAAAAAGGCAGCAATACGCCTCACTCTGCCCAACAAACAGCTCACGTGGGGCACACTCAAACCCGCTTGGCTGGCTAAGTTCAAAGTGTGGGCAAAACACCTGACATGGGGGGCTAGCCCAGCCTCTCTGACAGCAACATCCATATTCCTCGCGTTGTCCGTGACCACAGCAATTCCATGGTTGGCCTTTTGAAGCCCCCATTTACTCACAGCTGATTTTAAAACTTCAGCAATATTAGCTCCTGTGTGTGTTTCGAACAATGGGCGAGTTTGGAGAACAAAATTAACCATCTCCCACTCACTGGTTATCACATGGGCTGTGACCGTAAGATAACTCTGGGTAGCCCTGGAGGTCCAGCCGTCGGTTGTAATTGATACACTATATGCTTTTCTGAGGGTCTCAATTACCTTAGATTTTGTTTCCCTGTAAAGCGCTGGCATGACAGTCTGGCTAAAGTGGGGGCGTGATGGGATGGTGTATTTGGGCTCCAATTTGTTGACGAGTAGCCTAAATCCTTCATTTTCTACGACAGAAAACGGCCTCATATCTTTTGCCATGAAAACGCCGATACACCTTGTGATCTCCTTGGCTCTCGCACTCGTCGCCGCGAGTGGGGCTGCAAATCCGCCGGTCAGTGTGGTTTGGCCCACTAACAGGTTTTTACGTGCAGCCGGCGGTGACAGGAGCTTCTCACGGTGGTGACGGTTTGTATGCTGCATCATGTTTGTTGTGCTATTGGTGTATATTAACATCTTCTTGCAGTATCTGcacacagtttttgttttgtccgTTACCACCTCACCGCTTTCATTTTTAATCTTCGGAAAGCCAAAATGCCGCCACACATCCGATTTGAATGAGGTTGGTGCATCCTCACTGCTATCGCACCTGCAAAGCGAGGTCAAAATATAGGCTACTGCTTCAGCACCCCCTGCTGTTTAAAACGTGTATCGCGATTCGTTTAACATCTCAACCGACACGAATCGTCACATATTATTATCGATTTTCAACCGACTCGGAGTGCATCGTTACATCCCTATAATTTTCCCGTGtcggttattttgtttttttaatcctgttaatgcttcccccttaaaaacatactaccgcCTGTGTAGCCACATGACTCAGCCCCATCCAGTCAACACGAATGCATAGGTAAAATCAAACTctgagcctcctgtacccattctgtgacatcaaacaacttccctgtgcaaaggatcatggggtcccgaagtgtccatcagttgtaaaTCCTTCATTCAGAAGGGCCCtctgaagtggccagttttgagcacttcggtttggaacgacccttcaatatggcggccatg includes the following:
- the LOC125247788 gene encoding E3 SUMO-protein ligase ZBED1-like; amino-acid sequence: MMQHTNRHHREKLLSPPAARKNLLVGQTTLTGGFAAPLAATSARAKEITRCIGVFMAKDMRPFSVVENEGFRLLVNKLEPKYTIPSRPHFSQTVMPALYRETKSKVIETLRKAYSVSITTDGWTSRATQSYLTVTAHVITSEWEMVNFVLQTRPLFETHTGANIAEVLKSAVSKWGLQKANHGIAVVTDNARNMDVAVREAGLAPHVRCFAHTLNLASQAGLSVPHVSCLLGRVRRIAAFFHRSSTATAALAAKQILLELPPHKLIIDVATRWNSSLDMIERYLEQQAAVTATLLSNDVRRNVRDIDTLDGSDIRDAEDIVKLLKPLKTATTVLCDEKKPTVSLIVPLKHMIEHNMASNEEDSPTVSNIKRAILNNLYNRYTSEYNHLLECTALDPRFRALPHLETDQRDDVFHRLKEKAVLMLQNQDESKEGASGHPPAAEQPLGQTDRAGAELKQPPSKKTALEDLLGGTFDEPVAQHISQIDAEMNKYRAETSISLNSCPLKWWKENARLYPLLSSIAKAYLSTPATSVPSERVFSSAGDIVNVQRSQLCPENVDMLIFLKKNM